In Oxyura jamaicensis isolate SHBP4307 breed ruddy duck chromosome 32 unlocalized genomic scaffold, BPBGC_Ojam_1.0 oxy32_random_OJ64781, whole genome shotgun sequence, the following are encoded in one genomic region:
- the LOC118158558 gene encoding delta-like protein B: PPLPSPHAPPHPRPPSLPPHTGGHCLDLGGRGVLCRCRPGFSGPRCEHNVDDCSPNPCANGGTCVDGANAFTCSCTLGYAGARCRLRADACASGPCLHGATCYTHFSGHVCACPPGFMGPRCEEEVGGPPAAPRRQPPAPLAIACALPVALLGPGLGLVLAARGWRRRTVGGESRTLEPGGGPGVSPPGTEQALPPRASATQVRMRILCSELNCPFLFLSSSLPLF, from the exons cccccctctcccctccccccatgCGCCCCCCCATCCCCGACCCCCATCTCTCCCCCCACACACAGGCGGGCACTGCCTGGACCTGGGGGGCCGCGGCGTGCTCTGCAGGTGCCGCCCGGGCTTCTCGGGCCCCCGCTGCGAGCACAACGTGGACGACTGCAGCCCCAACCCCTGCGCCAACGGCGGCACCTGCGTGGACGGCGCCAACGCCttcacctgctcctgcacccTGGGCTACGCCGGCGCCCGCTGCCGCCTGCGCGCCGACGCCTGCGCCTCGGGCCCCTGCCTGCACGGTGCCACCTGCTACACCCACTTCTCCGGCCACGTCTGCGCCTGCCCCCCCGGCTTCATGGGCCCCCGCTGCGAGGAGGAGGTCGGGGGACCCCCGGCTGCTCCTCGCCGCCAGCCCCCGGCACCCTTGGCCATCGCCTGCGCCCTCCCGGTTGCCCTCCTGGGGCCCGGGCTTGGCCTGGTGCTGGCGGCTCGCGGGTGGCGGCGGCGGACGGTAGGGGGGGAGAG CCGAACACTGGAGCCAggggggggccccggggtgAGTCCCCCAGGGACAGAGCAGGCGCTGCCACCCCGAGCCTCGGCCACCCAGGTGAGGATGAGGATCCTGTGCTCGGAGCTTAACtgccccttcctcttcctctcttcctctcttcctcttttttaa